The region TATAGCCGCCAATCGCCCCGCCGAGCGCCTTGCCCAGCGTTCCGGTCACGATGTCGACCTTGACCCCGTGATGCGCCGGGGTGCCTTCGCCCTTCGGCCCCATAAAGCCGGTGGAGTGGCAGTCGTCCACCATCACCAGTGCCTCATATTTCTCGGCCAGCGCCACAATCTCGGGCAGGTTGGCGAGGTAGCCGTCCATGGAGAAAACGCCGTCCGTGGCGATCATAATGAAACGCGCACCGTCTTCGCGGGCCTGTTTCAGCTTGGCCTCCAAATCTGCCATGTCGCTGTTGGCATAGCGGTAGCGCTTGGCCTTACACAGGCGTATGCCGTCAATGATCGACGCATGGTTCAGCGCGTCAGAGATTACCGCATCCTCTGGCCCTAATAGCGGCTCGAACAGCCCGCCGTTGGCGTCGAAACAGGCGGCGAAGAGGATCGAATCGTCGTGCCCAAGGAAGCTCGCCAGCTTCTGCTCCAGCTCGCGGTGAATGTCCTGCGTGCCGCAGATGAAGCGGACCGAGGCCATGCCGAAACCTTTATCATCCATCGCCTGTTTCGCCGTGGCGATCAATTCGGGGTGGTCAGCCAGTCCAAGATAGTTGTTGGCGCAAAGGTTGATGACCTCGAGGGTGCCAACCTCAATTTCCCCGCCCTGCGGCGTGGTAATCAGACGCTCGCGCTTCATCATGCCCTCGGCGTCAATCTCGGCCAGGGTGTCGGTGATGTGGTCCAGAAATGCTTTGGTCATGAGACTCTCCTTTTGAGGCTCATCTACCATAGCGGAAGCTATTCCGGAATAGAGGATTTCTTGAATAGCGGATTTTTTCCGATATACCGGATATCAGGCGTCCTGCACGACCAAGAAGGCCCGTACCGGTCCCGCCGTGGCGCGGATGGCGTGGGGTACATCGGCAGCATAACGGGCGGTGTCTCCGGCCTGCAATTGCTCGGTCCCCGCGCCGCTTGTGACCTCGACAGCACCTTCAAAGACGCTCAGATGCTCACGGGCACCACGGGTATGCGGGGCGCTGTCCAACATGCCGCCCTCGGCGATGAGCAGCTCATACACCTCATGATGCCCGGCTTCTTCGGGCGGAGATAGGATGCGGATGCGACAGCCGGAGCCAAGATTGTTGATCGTCGGCACCGCAGCACTGCGCAGCACTTCGATCTGCGCTTCGGTTGGCGCGCCATCTAAAAGCCCCGCGAAATCCACCTGCAAGGCCCGGGTCAGGTTCCACAGCGTGGCGATGGTCGGGCTCGATTCCCCGCGCTCAATCTGGCTCACCATAGAGCGTGACACGCCCGATAGCTTGGCCACGGCATCAAGCGACAGCCCCTGCCCCTGCCGCGCTTCTTTCAGGCGGGCGGGCAGTTGCGTCAGGATCTTGTCATTATTTTCCGTCATGGCGGATATGTCGCGCGGCGCACTGCCCCTGTCAAGCGGCGCTTTGACGGGACGTTTCGCCTGACAATGGGTCATCTCCGCCTCATAGTGCCGCCAACGGATAGAGGAGAGCTTCATGTCAAACGATATCGTCATCTTGGGCGGCGCCCGCACCGCCATTGGTACTTTCGGCGGCAGCCTGGCCGCGACCCCGCCAACCACCCTGGGCAGCATCGTGGCCCGCGCCGCGATGGAGCGGGCGGGCGTTGACCCGGCGCAGATCGGCCATGTGGTTTTCGGCAATGTCATCAACACCGAGCCGCGCGACATGTACCTCAGCCGCGTCGCCGCGCGGGAGGCGGGTGTGCCTGATGAAGTGCCTGCGATGAACGTGAACCGCCTATGCGGTTCCGGCGTACAGGCGCTGGTCTCGGCCACCCAAAGCCTCATGCTCGGCGACGCGGATTTCGCCCTTGCCGGGGGTGCCGAGAGCATGTCCCGCGCGCCCTATATCCTGCCCGACGCCCGCTGGGGCCAGAAGATGGGCGATGCGCGTAGCCTAGATATGCTGCTTGGCACGCTCAACTGCCCCTTTGGCACCGGCCACATGGGGGTCACGGCAGAGAATGTGGCGGATGAGCATAGCATCACGCGCGAGCAGATGGATGATTTCGCCCTGCAAAGCCAAGAGCGTGCAGCAGCGGCCATCGCGGCGGGGCATTTCACGGATCAGATCGTGCCGTTCGACGTAAAGGTCAAGCGGGACATGGTGCCGTTCGACACCGACGAACACCCCAAGGCGACCACCGCCGAAGCGCTGGCCGGGCTGCGTCCGGTGTTCCAGAAAGATGGACGTGTCACCGCCGGTAATGCCAGCGGCATCAATGACGGTGCGGGAGCACTGGTGCTGGCCCGCGCCGAAGCGGCTGAGGCCGCTGGGTTGAAACCCCGTGCGCGCATTATAGGCTACGCCCATGCTGGTGTGCGGCCTGAGGTGATGGGCATCGGGCCGATCCCTGCCGTGCAGAACCTTCTGAAACGCACCGGGCTGAAAGCCAGCGACTTCGACGTGATCGAAAGCAACGAAGCCTTTGCCAGCCAAGCGCTGGCGGTGAGCAAAGAGCTGGGCTTTGATCCTGCGAAGGTGAACCCCAACGGTGGGGCGATTGCGCTTGGCCATCCGGTCGGCGCGACGGGGGCGATCATCACCGTAAAGGCGCTTTATGAGCTGGAGCGGATCGGCGGCAAGCGCGCGTTGATCACCATGTGCATCGGTGGCGGTCAGGGCATCGCGATGGCAATCGAACGCATCACTTAAACCAAGGCGGGGCCCCATGGCCCCCTACCCTATAGAAGCGCGTCAATCAGCGCGATGGTGGTGGCCCCGGCCATGCCGGACATCACCGCAGTCGCCGCGATATAGCGCCAGAAACGGGGGCGGCGCTGCGGCTGCTCTTCAGCTTGACGGTTCAGCGCCTGTTCGACCAGCCCCGGCAGGCGCGGGCCAAAGCGGGCCATGACCATCGCCGTATCGCGCAGGTCCGAGAGCATGGCGCGGGGACCGAGCGATTTGGTGATATAGTCGGTCACAATCGGGCTGGCGACTTCCCAGATGTTGATATGCGGGTTGAGCGAGCGGGCGACCCCTTCGACCACGACCATGGTGCGTTGCAGCAAGATCAGCTCGGTCCGGGTTTCCATGCCGAAACGCTCGGTCACCTCAAAAAGGTAGGTCAGCAACCGGGCCATGGAGATGCGGGTGGCGTCCATGCCAAAGATCGGCTCGCCTACCGCACGCAGGGCGCGGGCGAATTCATCGACGTCCTTGTCGGCGGGCACATATCCCGCCTCGAAATGCACCTTCGCCACACGCAGATAATCGCGCCGGATGAAGCCATAGAGAATTTCTGCATAAACCCGGCGGGTGTAGCTGTCGATATGGCCCATGATGCCGAAGTCATAAGCGATGATATCGCCATTGGCCGCAACCTTGAGGTTGCCTTGGTGCATGTCCGCGTGGAAATAACCGTCGCGCAGGGCGTGTTGCAAGAAGAGTTGCAGCACCCGCTCTGAGAGCGCCACACGGTCATGCCCAGCAGCGTCGATTGCAGCGTTATCGCCCAGCGGCACGCCATCGGCCCAGCCCAGCGTCATCACCCGACGGCCCGAATAGTTCCATTTGATCTCGGGCAGTTGGAAACCGGTATCTTCTTTGGTGTTGGCCGCAAATTCAGAGGCGGCCGAGCTTTCCAGCCGCAGGTCCAGTTCCCCGCGCACCACACCGTCGAAATGCTCAA is a window of Sulfitobacter sp. W027 DNA encoding:
- a CDS encoding glycine C-acetyltransferase; amino-acid sequence: MTKAFLDHITDTLAEIDAEGMMKRERLITTPQGGEIEVGTLEVINLCANNYLGLADHPELIATAKQAMDDKGFGMASVRFICGTQDIHRELEQKLASFLGHDDSILFAACFDANGGLFEPLLGPEDAVISDALNHASIIDGIRLCKAKRYRYANSDMADLEAKLKQAREDGARFIMIATDGVFSMDGYLANLPEIVALAEKYEALVMVDDCHSTGFMGPKGEGTPAHHGVKVDIVTGTLGKALGGAIGGYIAGPQAVIDLLRQRARPYLFSNSLPSSIVMAGMRALELVEQGDDLRAQLFENTAYWRAGLERLGFDLLPGEHPIVPVMLGEAQLAQDMAAKLFEEGVYVSGFFFPVVPRGQARIRTQMNAALTREQLDRALKAFEVAGKACGVIE
- a CDS encoding helix-turn-helix domain-containing protein: MTENNDKILTQLPARLKEARQGQGLSLDAVAKLSGVSRSMVSQIERGESSPTIATLWNLTRALQVDFAGLLDGAPTEAQIEVLRSAAVPTINNLGSGCRIRILSPPEEAGHHEVYELLIAEGGMLDSAPHTRGAREHLSVFEGAVEVTSGAGTEQLQAGDTARYAADVPHAIRATAGPVRAFLVVQDA
- a CDS encoding acetyl-CoA C-acyltransferase family protein; translation: MSNDIVILGGARTAIGTFGGSLAATPPTTLGSIVARAAMERAGVDPAQIGHVVFGNVINTEPRDMYLSRVAAREAGVPDEVPAMNVNRLCGSGVQALVSATQSLMLGDADFALAGGAESMSRAPYILPDARWGQKMGDARSLDMLLGTLNCPFGTGHMGVTAENVADEHSITREQMDDFALQSQERAAAAIAAGHFTDQIVPFDVKVKRDMVPFDTDEHPKATTAEALAGLRPVFQKDGRVTAGNASGINDGAGALVLARAEAAEAAGLKPRARIIGYAHAGVRPEVMGIGPIPAVQNLLKRTGLKASDFDVIESNEAFASQALAVSKELGFDPAKVNPNGGAIALGHPVGATGAIITVKALYELERIGGKRALITMCIGGGQGIAMAIERIT
- the ubiB gene encoding 2-polyprenylphenol 6-hydroxylase, whose amino-acid sequence is MRGPHNIWRLIRTGATLERTGAMNVVLDAFDAPAPLRFVARTLGLPFKWLGYKGDPTMPPATRALTALGPAYIKFGQVLSTRPDVVGDELAVQLRVLQDKLPPFDTALARRSVEQELGQPVSTIFSEFSEPVAAASIAQVHHARLAETGEEVAVKVLRPGIEKAFRKDIDAFYLAARMAEIFSPGSRRLRPTEVIEHFDGVVRGELDLRLESSAASEFAANTKEDTGFQLPEIKWNYSGRRVMTLGWADGVPLGDNAAIDAAGHDRVALSERVLQLFLQHALRDGYFHADMHQGNLKVAANGDIIAYDFGIMGHIDSYTRRVYAEILYGFIRRDYLRVAKVHFEAGYVPADKDVDEFARALRAVGEPIFGMDATRISMARLLTYLFEVTERFGMETRTELILLQRTMVVVEGVARSLNPHINIWEVASPIVTDYITKSLGPRAMLSDLRDTAMVMARFGPRLPGLVEQALNRQAEEQPQRRPRFWRYIAATAVMSGMAGATTIALIDALL